In Desulfoferula mesophila, the genomic window AGGATGGCCAGGGGGGTTCCCTCATTGTTGCTGGTCATCAGCAAAAGGTCCAGCCCCGGGAAAAAGGCCTCCCGGTCCGCCCGGCTGCCCAAAAAGCGCACCCGCTCCTCCAGCCCCAGCTCTCGGGCCTGCCGCCGCAGGGCGGCCATCTGCGCTTCGTCGCCTCCGCCGACCAGCACGAAGCGGCAGCGGGCGAAAAGCTCCGGACGCGCCTGGCGTAGGGCGGCGGCGGTGCTGAGGAACAGGCCGTAGTTCTTGACCGGGGCCACCCGGCCCACCGCGCCCACCAGCCGCTCATCGTCGGGCACCCCCAGCTCGGCCCGGAAGCGCCGCCGCCCGGCCTCGGGACTGGCAAAGGGCTCCAAATCCACGCCCAGGGGCACCAGCACGGTTTTCCAGTCCGGGCTCACCCGGTAGGTCTCCACCAGCTCGCGCCGCTGCCGGGGGCTCAGCGTCACCACCCGCCAGGTGGCCCAGCGGGCCAGGAAGCGCTCCAAGCCCAGGAACAGGCGGGCCTTGGCCGGGCCGAAATAGGAATGGAAGGTGTGGCCGTGGAAGGTGTGCACGCAACGCGGGCGCGGCCATCCGGCCAGGGCGGCCAAGGGGCGGTAGATCAGCACGGCGCTACGGCCCAGCATGCCGGCCTTGGCCCCGTGGCTGCACACCACGTGGGGTTTGGTTTCCACCAGCAGGCGCAATACCTCCCCCAAGGCGGCCAGGTCGTCCCGCGGGTTTATGGGCCGCCCCAGGCGGGGCAAATCGCGCCAGGTCAGGCCCTGGGCTTTTAGCTCCGGCCCCAGGTCGTCCTCTCCGGGCGGCACCCGTCCGGCGGCCAGGGTCTGGGCGAAACGGGCCGGGTCCAGCTCCTGGTGCAGCCAGGCCACGTGGCGGGCCGGGCCGCCCACGTTGAGACGGGTGATGAGCCGGAACACCCGGCGAGGTGGCTGGGGAGAGGCCTTCATAGTCTAGCGATTGTACCGCATGGGACCTGACGGCCAAAGCCCTTGGCCTAAATGAGGCCGGCCCCCTTGGCCAGACCGCTGAAAAAGTTGCGCGCGTTCACCCCCAGGGAGCGGATGTAATAGCCGCCCTCCTGCACCACCAGGGTGGGCAGGCCCAGGCGGCCCAGGGTCAGCCCGTTGGCCTGGAAATCGGCGGCCTTCAGGCTCCAGGAGCCCGTGGGGTCGCCCTTGGCCGGGTCCAGGCCCAGGGCCACCACCAGATAGTCCGGGGCAAAGCGCTTGATCCTGGAGATCGCCTTGGCCAGGGCCCGGGCGTGGGCCGGGCCGTCCACCTGCTCGGGCAGGGGCAGGTTGTAATTGGCCCCCAGGCCCGGACCCTCTCCGGTCTCCTCGGCAAAGCCCGAGAAATAGGGGTAGGCGAAGGAGGGGTGGCCGTGGATGGAGGCGGTGAACACGTCGCCGCGCAGATAGAAGATGTCCTGGGTGCCGTTGCCGTGGTGGTAGTCGATGTCCAATACCGCCACTTTGCCGTGGGCGCTCAGGTAGTGGGCCGCCACCGCCGCGGAGTTGAAGTAGCAGAAGCCGCCGAAGACCTTGCGCTCGGCATGGTGCCCCGGCGGGCGCACCAGGGCGTAGGCCGCCCGGTAGCCGCTGAGCAGGGTGTCCGCCGCCGTGAGGGCGCAGTCCACCGCCCGGCGGGCGGCGTGATAGGCGTTGCGGTTGAGCGGGGTGAAGGTGTCGATGCAATAGTAGCCCGCCCGGATGGGCATCTCCTTGGGGGGGCGGGCCGCGTTGCGAATGGGGAAGACGTAGGGATACACGGACTCTCCGGCCTTGAGCTGGCCGCACATTTTCTTGAGGTAGTTGAAAAAGCGCGGGTCGTGCACCGCCAGGATGTGGTCGCGGGAAAAGCGCCGGGCCGGGGCGGGCTCGAACAGGCTGGTGCGCTCCAGCTCCTTGAGGATGGCCCCGATGCGCGCCGGGGCCTCCACGTAGCCCCGCTCGCGCACGTGGTGGATGGCGTGCTCGCGGTTGACCACCAGGGGGATGGCCCCCAGGCCCCGGCTCTTGAGCTGGAGCGGGGCGACCTGGGCCGGGGTGTAGCGGGGCGGACGCAGGCGCACCGGGTCGTCGGTAAAGGAGTTGACCACCATCTTCACGTAGGAGGGCGGGCAAAGCTGGCCGTATTTGCGCTCCAGGATGGCCCGCACCACCTTGCGGGCCGTGGCCAGGGACAGATCCGGCGGCCGGTCCAGGGGGTCGTAGACCAGATAGGGGGCGCAGTCGTCCTCCGGGCTGACCGGGGTTTCGTAGGCGGTGTTCGCTATGGGCCGGGCCCCGAAGCGCTCGTAGAATTTCAGGCGGGACCGGTTCTGTTTAAGGACTTCCGGGTCCGGGCACAGGGCCGGGTCGTCGGGAAGGCACTCCATGAACAGGCCCACCACCTCCAGGCGGGTGGCCTCGCGGCGCACCTGCTGGTACAGGGCCCCGCCCACCCCGCCGCCGGTGAGCCGCCGGGAGGTGGCCAGGTAGTCCAGGTAGCAGAACTTCACGTCCGGGGCGTAGGCCACCAGGGCGAA contains:
- a CDS encoding glycosyltransferase; this encodes MKASPQPPRRVFRLITRLNVGGPARHVAWLHQELDPARFAQTLAAGRVPPGEDDLGPELKAQGLTWRDLPRLGRPINPRDDLAALGEVLRLLVETKPHVVCSHGAKAGMLGRSAVLIYRPLAALAGWPRPRCVHTFHGHTFHSYFGPAKARLFLGLERFLARWATWRVVTLSPRQRRELVETYRVSPDWKTVLVPLGVDLEPFASPEAGRRRFRAELGVPDDERLVGAVGRVAPVKNYGLFLSTAAALRQARPELFARCRFVLVGGGDEAQMAALRRQARELGLEERVRFLGSRADREAFFPGLDLLLMTSNNEGTPLAILEGGACGLPVVSTGVGGVPDLLGPAEQKLDGGLVERARGITAPAGDALALARGLALLLDQGDRAKRLGEALQLYVWQNHAKARLAGDMAALYGQVRN
- a CDS encoding GNAT family N-acetyltransferase, whose translation is MFRIRRINDDLRSIDREAVAQVRSILAGQFPEAPPADNEKISQRLRDALTNRLRYVLLVAEEHRRKVLGFALVAYAPDVKFCYLDYLATSRRLTGGGVGGALYQQVRREATRLEVVGLFMECLPDDPALCPDPEVLKQNRSRLKFYERFGARPIANTAYETPVSPEDDCAPYLVYDPLDRPPDLSLATARKVVRAILERKYGQLCPPSYVKMVVNSFTDDPVRLRPPRYTPAQVAPLQLKSRGLGAIPLVVNREHAIHHVRERGYVEAPARIGAILKELERTSLFEPAPARRFSRDHILAVHDPRFFNYLKKMCGQLKAGESVYPYVFPIRNAARPPKEMPIRAGYYCIDTFTPLNRNAYHAARRAVDCALTAADTLLSGYRAAYALVRPPGHHAERKVFGGFCYFNSAAVAAHYLSAHGKVAVLDIDYHHGNGTQDIFYLRGDVFTASIHGHPSFAYPYFSGFAEETGEGPGLGANYNLPLPEQVDGPAHARALAKAISRIKRFAPDYLVVALGLDPAKGDPTGSWSLKAADFQANGLTLGRLGLPTLVVQEGGYYIRSLGVNARNFFSGLAKGAGLI